From Lysinibacillus sp. SGAir0095, the proteins below share one genomic window:
- a CDS encoding aldehyde dehydrogenase has protein sequence MARYSAKDVESMIEEQKKFFLTGHTKNIEFRKKQLLKLKDKIKQYEKEILNALNLDLGKSEFEAYSNEIGIVFDSINYFIKNIDDWAKPVHVKTPIHFQPAKSFIVREPYGVVLIIGPFNYPFQLVMEPLIGAIIGGNTAIVKPSESTPHTTEIVKKIIEESFDTSFIRVVEGEKEEVTHLIQAPFDYIFFTGSVAVGKVVMRAAAENLTPITLELGGKSPAIVDQTANLEVAAKRIVWGKFNNTGQTCVAPDYLFVHSSIYDKFIKELQKSIVQFYGVDASESNDYGRIVNSRQFNRLQGLLEKEKENITFGGKFDAENLYMEPTILENIEWSSPIMEDEIFGPILPIMKYDNLKYALHQIQKLPKPLAAYFFSEHEKAIDYFLEELPFGGGCINDTVTHVANPYLPFGGVGPSGVNAYHGKASFENFTHPKSIMKRSSKLANNLLFPPYKQKLKLVRTMLK, from the coding sequence ATGGCAAGATATTCAGCAAAAGACGTTGAAAGCATGATAGAAGAGCAAAAAAAATTTTTTTTAACAGGGCATACTAAAAATATTGAATTTCGAAAAAAACAATTGCTAAAGCTAAAAGATAAAATTAAACAATATGAAAAAGAAATTCTAAATGCTTTAAATTTAGATTTAGGAAAGAGTGAGTTTGAGGCATATTCAAATGAAATCGGGATTGTCTTTGATAGCATTAACTATTTTATAAAAAATATCGATGACTGGGCAAAACCAGTCCATGTAAAAACACCTATTCATTTTCAACCTGCAAAAAGCTTTATTGTAAGGGAGCCTTATGGTGTTGTCCTGATAATTGGTCCATTTAATTATCCATTTCAACTTGTGATGGAGCCTTTAATTGGTGCAATTATTGGTGGGAATACAGCCATTGTTAAGCCTTCTGAGTCAACTCCCCATACAACTGAAATTGTAAAAAAGATTATTGAAGAAAGCTTCGATACTTCATTTATTCGAGTAGTCGAAGGTGAAAAAGAGGAAGTAACTCACTTAATCCAAGCGCCATTTGATTATATTTTCTTTACTGGTAGTGTGGCAGTCGGTAAGGTAGTTATGCGAGCGGCAGCTGAAAACTTAACACCCATTACTTTAGAGCTTGGAGGTAAAAGTCCGGCAATTGTTGATCAGACGGCAAACCTTGAAGTTGCTGCTAAAAGAATAGTCTGGGGGAAATTTAATAATACCGGCCAAACTTGTGTGGCGCCAGATTACTTATTTGTTCATTCTTCGATTTACGATAAATTCATAAAAGAGCTGCAAAAATCAATTGTGCAATTCTATGGTGTAGATGCCAGTGAAAGTAATGACTATGGGCGAATTGTCAATAGTCGTCAGTTTAATCGCCTACAAGGTTTACTTGAAAAAGAAAAAGAAAATATTACATTCGGTGGAAAATTTGATGCCGAAAATCTTTATATGGAGCCGACTATTTTAGAAAATATAGAATGGTCCAGTCCGATTATGGAGGATGAAATATTCGGACCAATTTTACCAATCATGAAATATGACAATTTAAAATATGCCCTTCATCAAATTCAAAAGTTGCCAAAACCTTTAGCGGCCTATTTCTTCTCGGAGCATGAAAAAGCGATTGATTACTTCCTGGAGGAATTACCATTTGGAGGTGGCTGTATTAATGATACGGTTACACATGTTGCAAATCCTTATTTACCATTTGGAGGAGTTGGCCCATCTGGTGTAAATGCGTACCATGGGAAGGCAAGTTTTGAAAACTTTACACATCCAAAATCCATCATGAAGCGCTCCTCAAAATTAGCGAATAATTTGTTGTTCCCACCCTATAAGCAAAAATTAAAGCTGGTTCGAACGATGTTAAAATAA